From Vitis vinifera cultivar Pinot Noir 40024 chromosome 5, ASM3070453v1, the proteins below share one genomic window:
- the LOC100258588 gene encoding uncharacterized protein LOC100258588 isoform X3: MSGQGGVSISRSRNGHRFYDPPAVRRNQQQQQQQQQQQQQQQQHQHQQQQQQQQMVHRQQVQKPLKHKAAAEPESRTELDDCSSTCSVSHQGLGDSTNLDRFLEYTTPVVPAQHFPKTSMRGWRNHQTEFHPYFILGDLWESFKEWSAYGAGVPLLLNGSESVVQYYVPYLSGIQLYIDPSKPSPRLRRPGEESDAESSRETSSDGSADYGVERGANSVAQGPWSQQKLADVNTQNMNRLSLRNKPFMGSPSGEGEVSNPPGLLLFEYLEQDSPYGREPLADKISVLASKFPELRTYRSCDLLPSSWVSVAWYPIYRIPMGPTLQNLDACFLTFHSLSTPFQSANTDWLDFRGSSVQEVHGAGMPFKLSLSILGLAFYKFKVSVWNHNGVNECPKANSLLRAADNWLRSLQVNHPDYQFFVSHNSYRR, encoded by the exons ATGTCTGGTCAGGGAGGAGTCTCGATCAGCCGGAGCCGCAACGGCCACCGATTCTACGACCCTCCCGCCGTGAGAAGAAATCAACAGCAGCAACAGcagcaacagcagcagcagcagcaacagcagCAGCATCAGCATcagcaacagcagcagcagcagcagatgGTGCATCGGCAACAGGTCCAGAAGCCGTTGAAGCACAAGGCTGCAGCCGAGCCGGAGAGCAGAACCGAGCTCGATGATTGCTCATCAACGTGTTCGGTTTCTCACCAGGGACTCGGCGATTCCACCAATTTGGATCGGTTCTTGGAGTACACCACTCCGGTGGTTCCGGCGCAGCACTTCCCCAAG ACGAGCATGAGGGGATGGAGAAATCATCAAACAGAGTTTCATCCATACTTCATCCTTGGGGACTTATGGGAATCGTTCAAGGAGTGGAGTGCATATGGAGCGGGAGTTCCTCTTTTGTTGAATGGAAGTGAATCCGTTGTGCAGTACTATGTGCCTTACTTGTCTGGCATTCAACTTTATATAGACCCATCAAAGCCCTCCCCCAGGCTAAG GCGACCTGGTGAAGAGAGTGATGCAGAATCATCCAGGGAAACAAGTAGTGACGGCAGTGCTGATTATGGAGTAGAAAGAGGTGCCAATAGTGTTGCTCAGGGGCCTTGGAGCCAACAGAAACTTGCAGATGTGAATACCCAGAATATGAATAGACTCTCTCTGAGAAATAAACCCTTCATGGGTTCACCAAGTGGTGAGGGCGAGGTTTCCAACCCTCCAGGTTTACTTTTGTTTGAGTACTTGGAGCAGGATTCCCCATATGGTCGAGAACCTTTGGCTGATAAG ATATCAGTTCTTGCATCTAAGTTTCCAGAACTAAGGACATACAGAAGCTGTGATCTATTGCCTTCAAGTTGGGTTTCTGTGGCTTG GTACCCCATTTATAGGATACCCATGGGTCCAACTCTACAGAATCTGGACGCCTGCTTCTTAACATTTCATTCCCTGTCAACACCCTTCCAAA GTGCAAACACTGATTGGCTGGATTTTCGTGGGTCAAGTGTTCAGGAGGTCCATGGTGCTGGCATGCCCTTCAAGCTGTCATTATCCATCCTTGGGCTTGCTTTCTACAAGTTCAAAGTTTCTGTTTGGAATCACAATGGAGTCAATGAATGTCCAAAGGCCAATTCTCTATTGCGAGCTGCTGATAATTGGCTCAGAAGTTTGCAAGTTAATCATCCTGACTACCAGTTCTTTGTGTCCCACAATTCATATAGGAGGTGA
- the LOC100241400 gene encoding protein DEHYDRATION-INDUCED 19 homolog 4, with protein MDSDFAARFSILSKRFQSRSDLYLERGGEEFDGDEECLPEFLCPFCAEDFDVVGLCCHIDEEHPVEAKNGVCPVCAKRVGMDIVSHITMQHGNFFKVQRRRRFRRGGSNSTFSILRKELRDGNLQSIFGGSSRIVSSSNSEPDPLLSSFMYNAPVVVEPVVVQPDSSAEASVVKESSDEGFSERNIQKPQLSDKEQEEKARRCEFVQGLLLSTILEDSL; from the exons ATGGACTCCGATTTCGCCGCTCGTTTCTCTATTCTGTCAAAGCGTTTTCAGTCTCGATCTG ATCTGTATCTGGAGAGAGGCGGAGAGGAGTTTGACGGCGATGAGGAGTGTTTGCCGGAGTTTCTTTGCCCGTTTTGTGCTGAGGATTTCGACGTGGTTGGACTTTGTTGCCATATAGATGAGGAGCATCCCGTTGAAGCAAAAAATGGG GTATGTCCAGTTTGTGCGAAAAGAGTGGGGATGGATATTGTTAGCCATATTACAATGCAACAtggaaatttctttaaa GTGCAGCGGAGGAGGAGATTCCGCAGGGGTGGGTCCAACTCAACATTTTCTATATTGAGGAAAGAGCTGCGGGATGGAAATCTGCAATCTATTTTTGGGGGTTCTTCACGCATAGTTTCTTCCTCCAATTCAGAACCTGATCCATTGTTGTCATCATTTATGTATAATGCGCCTGTAGTTGTTGAACCTGTTGTTGTACAACCTGATTCTTCCGCTGAAGCAAGTGTGGTAAAGGAGAGCTCAGATGAGGGTTTCTCAGAAAG AAACATCCAAAAGCCTCAACTATCAGATAAAGAGCAAGAGGAGAAGGCTAGGAGGTGTGAGTTCGTCCAAGGGCTTTTGCTGTCAACTATTCTTGAAGACAGCTTATGA
- the LOC100258588 gene encoding uncharacterized protein LOC100258588 isoform X2 gives MSGQGGVSISRSRNGHRFYDPPAVRRNQQQQQQQQQQQQQQQQHQHQQQQQQQQMVHRQQVQKPLKHKAAAEPESRTELDDCSSTCSVSHQGLGDSTNLDRFLEYTTPVVPAQHFPKTSMRGWRNHQTEFHPYFILGDLWESFKEWSAYGAGVPLLLNGSESVVQYYVPYLSGIQLYIDPSKPSPRLRRPGEESDAESSRETSSDGSADYGVERGANSVAQGPWSQQKLADVNTQNMNRLSLRNKPFMGSPSGEGEVSNPPGLLLFEYLEQDSPYGREPLADKISVLASKFPELRTYRSCDLLPSSWVSVAWYPIYRIPMGPTLQNLDACFLTFHSLSTPFQSCDRISILFETGANTDWLDFRGSSVQEVHGAGMPFKLSLSILGLAFYKFKVSVWNHNGVNECPKANSLLRAADNWLRSLQVNHPDYQFFVSHNSYRR, from the exons ATGTCTGGTCAGGGAGGAGTCTCGATCAGCCGGAGCCGCAACGGCCACCGATTCTACGACCCTCCCGCCGTGAGAAGAAATCAACAGCAGCAACAGcagcaacagcagcagcagcagcaacagcagCAGCATCAGCATcagcaacagcagcagcagcagcagatgGTGCATCGGCAACAGGTCCAGAAGCCGTTGAAGCACAAGGCTGCAGCCGAGCCGGAGAGCAGAACCGAGCTCGATGATTGCTCATCAACGTGTTCGGTTTCTCACCAGGGACTCGGCGATTCCACCAATTTGGATCGGTTCTTGGAGTACACCACTCCGGTGGTTCCGGCGCAGCACTTCCCCAAG ACGAGCATGAGGGGATGGAGAAATCATCAAACAGAGTTTCATCCATACTTCATCCTTGGGGACTTATGGGAATCGTTCAAGGAGTGGAGTGCATATGGAGCGGGAGTTCCTCTTTTGTTGAATGGAAGTGAATCCGTTGTGCAGTACTATGTGCCTTACTTGTCTGGCATTCAACTTTATATAGACCCATCAAAGCCCTCCCCCAGGCTAAG GCGACCTGGTGAAGAGAGTGATGCAGAATCATCCAGGGAAACAAGTAGTGACGGCAGTGCTGATTATGGAGTAGAAAGAGGTGCCAATAGTGTTGCTCAGGGGCCTTGGAGCCAACAGAAACTTGCAGATGTGAATACCCAGAATATGAATAGACTCTCTCTGAGAAATAAACCCTTCATGGGTTCACCAAGTGGTGAGGGCGAGGTTTCCAACCCTCCAGGTTTACTTTTGTTTGAGTACTTGGAGCAGGATTCCCCATATGGTCGAGAACCTTTGGCTGATAAG ATATCAGTTCTTGCATCTAAGTTTCCAGAACTAAGGACATACAGAAGCTGTGATCTATTGCCTTCAAGTTGGGTTTCTGTGGCTTG GTACCCCATTTATAGGATACCCATGGGTCCAACTCTACAGAATCTGGACGCCTGCTTCTTAACATTTCATTCCCTGTCAACACCCTTCCAAA GTTGTGATAGAATTTCCATCTTGTTTGAGACAGGTGCAAACACTGATTGGCTGGATTTTCGTGGGTCAAGTGTTCAGGAGGTCCATGGTGCTGGCATGCCCTTCAAGCTGTCATTATCCATCCTTGGGCTTGCTTTCTACAAGTTCAAAGTTTCTGTTTGGAATCACAATGGAGTCAATGAATGTCCAAAGGCCAATTCTCTATTGCGAGCTGCTGATAATTGGCTCAGAAGTTTGCAAGTTAATCATCCTGACTACCAGTTCTTTGTGTCCCACAATTCATATAGGAGGTGA
- the LOC100258588 gene encoding uncharacterized protein LOC100258588 isoform X1 — protein MSGQGGVSISRSRNGHRFYDPPAVRRNQQQQQQQQQQQQQQQQHQHQQQQQQQQMVHRQQVQKPLKHKAAAEPESRTELDDCSSTCSVSHQGLGDSTNLDRFLEYTTPVVPAQHFPKTSMRGWRNHQTEFHPYFILGDLWESFKEWSAYGAGVPLLLNGSESVVQYYVPYLSGIQLYIDPSKPSPRLRRPGEESDAESSRETSSDGSADYGVERGANSVAQGPWSQQKLADVNTQNMNRLSLRNKPFMGSPSGEGEVSNPPGLLLFEYLEQDSPYGREPLADKISVLASKFPELRTYRSCDLLPSSWVSVAWYPIYRIPMGPTLQNLDACFLTFHSLSTPFQSISLFPILCLYVHVHVHMHEHEFICFCMQVVIEFPSCLRQVQTLIGWIFVGQVFRRSMVLACPSSCHYPSLGLLSTSSKFLFGITMESMNVQRPILYCELLIIGSEVCKLIILTTSSLCPTIHIGGEIERIFPSQTLFRFFRMQRDPYF, from the exons ATGTCTGGTCAGGGAGGAGTCTCGATCAGCCGGAGCCGCAACGGCCACCGATTCTACGACCCTCCCGCCGTGAGAAGAAATCAACAGCAGCAACAGcagcaacagcagcagcagcagcaacagcagCAGCATCAGCATcagcaacagcagcagcagcagcagatgGTGCATCGGCAACAGGTCCAGAAGCCGTTGAAGCACAAGGCTGCAGCCGAGCCGGAGAGCAGAACCGAGCTCGATGATTGCTCATCAACGTGTTCGGTTTCTCACCAGGGACTCGGCGATTCCACCAATTTGGATCGGTTCTTGGAGTACACCACTCCGGTGGTTCCGGCGCAGCACTTCCCCAAG ACGAGCATGAGGGGATGGAGAAATCATCAAACAGAGTTTCATCCATACTTCATCCTTGGGGACTTATGGGAATCGTTCAAGGAGTGGAGTGCATATGGAGCGGGAGTTCCTCTTTTGTTGAATGGAAGTGAATCCGTTGTGCAGTACTATGTGCCTTACTTGTCTGGCATTCAACTTTATATAGACCCATCAAAGCCCTCCCCCAGGCTAAG GCGACCTGGTGAAGAGAGTGATGCAGAATCATCCAGGGAAACAAGTAGTGACGGCAGTGCTGATTATGGAGTAGAAAGAGGTGCCAATAGTGTTGCTCAGGGGCCTTGGAGCCAACAGAAACTTGCAGATGTGAATACCCAGAATATGAATAGACTCTCTCTGAGAAATAAACCCTTCATGGGTTCACCAAGTGGTGAGGGCGAGGTTTCCAACCCTCCAGGTTTACTTTTGTTTGAGTACTTGGAGCAGGATTCCCCATATGGTCGAGAACCTTTGGCTGATAAG ATATCAGTTCTTGCATCTAAGTTTCCAGAACTAAGGACATACAGAAGCTGTGATCTATTGCCTTCAAGTTGGGTTTCTGTGGCTTG GTACCCCATTTATAGGATACCCATGGGTCCAACTCTACAGAATCTGGACGCCTGCTTCTTAACATTTCATTCCCTGTCAACACCCTTCCAAAGTATCTCTCTTTTTCCCATCCTCTGTTTATATGTACATGTACATGTGCACATGCATGAGCATGAATTCATCTGCTTCTGCATGCAGGTTGTGATAGAATTTCCATCTTGTTTGAGACAGGTGCAAACACTGATTGGCTGGATTTTCGTGGGTCAAGTGTTCAGGAGGTCCATGGTGCTGGCATGCCCTTCAAGCTGTCATTATCCATCCTTGGGCTTGCTTTCTACAAGTTCAAAGTTTCTGTTTGGAATCACAATGGAGTCAATGAATGTCCAAAGGCCAATTCTCTATTGCGAGCTGCTGATAATTGGCTCAGAAGTTTGCAAGTTAATCATCCTGACTACCAGTTCTTTGTGTCCCACAATTCATATAGGAGGTGAGATAGAGAGAATTTTTCCTAGTCAGACTCTGTTTCGTTTTTTTAGGATGCAAAGGGATCCATACTTCTAG